Proteins encoded in a region of the Podarcis muralis chromosome 2, rPodMur119.hap1.1, whole genome shotgun sequence genome:
- the LOC144327079 gene encoding vomeronasal type-2 receptor 26-like — translation MHIASMSGIYKIPQLSYGFVLHDKVQSPFVYQMVSKEETQYLGIIQLLLHFRWTWVGLFAPDNDNGERFLSTLTSLMIKREICVAFTKRVLLQTWLWLPHEVPAMWRQVNVFVYCTDSQYGLFIIMEVQTLLERMETGGKVWIITALENTVLFYETESFRYAHGSLSFVMKTKKKMKMDDSEPIFPSFLALWQEELECSYSKHALSVRGWRRCRETENVMIQQEFIEQVNSQDSYVHYFSILAIAQALNAAYSSRSKRMSLMGGGDLLGRQKIQPWQLHPFLKEVHLYSNTSPDGQYLDENGALAIDFDIVNWVLFPNTSHGRVKIGEVEKQASSEVKLTINQEAIVWPLVFNKTMPRSRCSQSCHPGYVKKIQEGKPPCCYDCIPCSEGTISTQEDTAKCTKCSNDQHPNKDKNQCVPKIITFLSYEEPLGSILASFAILISLTTIFVLEIFIKYKATPIVKANNRDISYILLISLLLSFLSSFLFIGQPRKGTCLLRQTAFSIIFSVAVSSVLAKTITVVLAFLATKPGSRARRWLGKCLANSIVISCSSVQVLICTIWLGTSPPFPESDMHSQPAEIILQCNEGSVAMFYGALGYMGFLAAICFVVAFLARKLPGNFNEAKLITFSMLVFCSVWVSFVPTYLSTKGKYMVAVQVFSILASSAGLLGCIFIPKCYIIILRPDQNMRKTRNS, via the exons ATGCACATTGCAAGCATGTCGGGCATCTACAAGATACCACAG CTCAGTTATGGCTTTGTTCTTCATGATAAAGTCCAGTCCCCTTTCGTCTATCAGATGGTCTCAAAGGAAGAAACTCAGTACCTGGGAATTATCCAACTccttctgcatttcaggtggacgtgGGTTGGTCTCTTTGCTCCAGacaatgacaatggagaaaggTTCCTGAGTACCTTGACATCCCTAATGATCAAAAGGGAAATCTGTGTTGCCTTCACGAAAAGAGTACTACTACAAACCTGGCTGTGGTTACCCCATGAAGTCCCTGCCATGTGGAGACAAGTCAACGTCTTTGTTTACTGTACAGACTCTCAATATGGACTTTTTATAATCATGGAGGTACAAACCTTGCTTGAAAGGATGGAAACTGGGGGGAAAGTCTGGATAATCACCGCTCTTGAGAACACAGTCTTGTTCTATGAGACGGAATCCTTCCGGTATGCCCATGGTTCTTTGTCCTTTGTAATGAAGACCAAAAAAAAGATGAAAATGGACGACTCCGAACCAATATTCCCTTCTTTTTTGGCTCTTTGGCAAGAAGAATTAGAATGTTCATATTCCAAACATGCCTTGTCTGTGAGAGGTTGGAGAAGATGCAGGGAGACGGAAAATGTGATGATCCAGCAGGAATTTATTGAACAGGTTAATTCCCAAGATAGCTATGTTCATTACTTCAGTATCCTAGCCATTGCTCAGGCCTTGAATGCAGCATATTCATCCAGATCAAAGCGGATGTCACTGATGGGAGGAGGAGACCTGTTGGGACGTCAAAAGATTCAGCCATGGCAG CTTCATCCATTCTTGAAAGAAGTGCATCTCTATTCTAATACTTCACCTGATGGACAGTACTTGGATGAGAATGGGGCATTGGCCAttgactttgatattgtgaattGGGTGCTGTTTCCCAATACCTCTCATGGTAGAGTGAAGATTGGGGAAGTAGAGAAACAGGCATCTTCAGAGGTAAAGTTGACCATCAACCAAGAAGCAATTGTCTGGCCCCTGGTCTTTAACAAG ACCATGCCTCGTTCAAGATGCTCACAGAGCTGTCACCCTGGATATGTCAAGAAGATTCAAGAAGGGAAGCCCCCgtgctgctatgattgcattcCCTGCTCAGAAGGGACCATCTCCACTCAGGAAG aTACTGCCAAATGCACCAAATGTTCAAATGATCAGCATCCAAACAAAGACAAAAATCAATGTGTACCCAAAATAATCACCTTCctgtcttatgaagaacctttggggagCATCCTAGCTTCCTTTGCCATCCTCATATCCTTAACCACAATTTTTGTGTTAGAAATCTTTATTAAATACAAAgccactcccatagtcaaagccaacaatagGGAtatctcctacatcctcctcatctccctccttctctcatttttgtcctccttcctgttcattgGCCAGCCAAGAAAAGGGACCTGCCTTTTGCGCCAAacagccttcagcatcatcttctcagttgctgtctcttccgtcttggcaaaaaccatcactgtggtgctggccttcctggccactaaGCCAGGGAGCAGGgcgaggagatggctggggaagtgtttggccaactccattgtcatttcctgttccagtgtgcaagttctcatctgcacgaTCTGGCTGGGGacatctcccccattcccagagtctGACATGCACTCCCAGCCTGCAGAGATTatcctgcaatgcaatgaagggtctgtggccatgttttatggtgccctgggctacatgggcttcctggctgctatCTGCTTTgtggtggcttttttagccaggaagctgcctggaaacttcaatgaagccaagctgatcaccttcagcatgctggtcttctgcagtgtttgggtgtcctttgttcccacctatctgagcacaaaggggaaatacatggtagccgtgcaggttttctccatcttggcctccagtgctgggcttctgggctgcatcttcattcctaaatgctacattattataCTGAGGCCTGATCAGAACATGAGAAAGACCAGAAACAGCTAA